In Corynebacterium afermentans subsp. afermentans, a genomic segment contains:
- a CDS encoding M20/M25/M40 family metallo-hydrolase produces the protein MSLTDDTLKLLQNLIRNGCVNYFSADSGQEERNADTLEAFFAGTDVSVERYEPHPGRVSISFTVEGTDPDAEPLTLLGHTDVVPVDEDKWTTNPFSGEIIDGRVFGRGATDMLYITAAMAACVRDVARGERPRGTLTFVGCADEEARGGLGAKWLAQNGKFSWKNCLSEEGGSHIPAADGSDALAVVVGEKGAGQRRLTVHGDAGHGSAPYGRDLAVAKIAEVARRVSALAPEVRADEIWEGYVRAWKFDPATEAALMRGEGYEAFGQLESYSHAMSHLTISPTVLRAGNGINVLPSEAWLELDIRPLPGQTQEEIDSLLRSALGELADEVEITHLITEDGTVSPTSGPLFEAICQTFDEFFPGVPVVPTIAAGGSDLRFARRKGGVGYGFALHAREETLGSVLGQLHSHDESVSVEDVDLTVRAYRSLIRRFVGA, from the coding sequence ATGAGCCTAACTGATGACACCTTAAAACTCTTGCAAAACCTCATTCGGAATGGATGCGTCAACTATTTCTCAGCAGATTCTGGACAAGAGGAAAGAAACGCCGACACGTTGGAAGCCTTCTTCGCAGGTACCGACGTAAGTGTGGAACGCTACGAGCCACACCCTGGACGCGTGTCCATCAGCTTCACTGTGGAGGGCACAGACCCCGACGCCGAGCCGCTGACGCTCCTCGGCCACACCGACGTCGTGCCCGTGGACGAGGACAAGTGGACCACCAACCCGTTCAGCGGCGAGATCATCGACGGGCGCGTTTTTGGTAGGGGTGCCACCGACATGCTCTACATCACCGCGGCGATGGCGGCGTGTGTGCGCGACGTGGCCCGCGGGGAGAGGCCGCGCGGCACCCTGACCTTCGTGGGCTGCGCCGACGAGGAGGCCCGCGGCGGGCTCGGCGCGAAGTGGCTTGCCCAGAACGGGAAGTTTTCCTGGAAGAACTGCCTGTCCGAGGAGGGCGGCTCACACATTCCCGCTGCCGACGGCTCCGACGCGCTGGCGGTCGTCGTCGGCGAGAAGGGCGCCGGCCAGCGTCGCCTGACCGTCCACGGCGACGCCGGCCACGGCTCCGCGCCCTATGGCCGAGACCTAGCGGTGGCGAAGATCGCCGAGGTGGCCCGGCGCGTCTCTGCTCTTGCACCCGAGGTGCGCGCCGACGAGATCTGGGAGGGCTACGTCCGCGCCTGGAAGTTCGACCCCGCGACCGAGGCGGCGCTGATGCGTGGAGAAGGCTACGAGGCATTCGGCCAGCTGGAGAGCTACTCCCACGCCATGAGCCACCTGACCATCTCCCCGACCGTGCTGCGCGCCGGCAACGGCATCAACGTCCTGCCGTCCGAGGCGTGGCTGGAACTGGACATCCGCCCCCTGCCCGGCCAGACGCAGGAGGAGATCGACTCGTTGCTGCGTTCTGCCTTGGGCGAGCTCGCCGACGAAGTGGAGATCACCCACCTCATCACAGAAGACGGGACCGTCTCCCCCACCTCCGGCCCGCTCTTTGAGGCCATCTGCCAGACCTTCGACGAATTCTTCCCCGGCGTGCCAGTCGTGCCCACGATCGCGGCCGGCGGGTCGGACCTGCGCTTTGCCCGTCGGAAGGGCGGCGTCGGATACGGGTTCGCCCTGCACGCCCGCGAGGAGACGCTGGGTTCCGTGCTGGGCCAGCTGCACAGCCACGACGAATCCGTCTCCGTGGAGGACGTGGACCTGACCGTGCGGGCGTACCGCTCCCTAATCCGCCGCTTCGTCGGGGCCTAG